In Candidatus Bathyarchaeota archaeon, a genomic segment contains:
- the pth2 gene encoding peptidyl-tRNA hydrolase Pth2, with protein MGKGKIAAQVGHASVTASENVRKKYRSWWRGWIAEGQCKVILKVNSEAELLRLKDEAEKNNLPTVLVHDKGLTQVEPGTLTCLGIGPGPSELIDKVTGSLRLL; from the coding sequence ATGGGGAAGGGAAAGATCGCCGCACAGGTTGGACATGCTTCCGTCACTGCTTCAGAGAATGTTAGGAAGAAGTATAGGTCTTGGTGGAGAGGTTGGATTGCTGAGGGTCAGTGTAAAGTTATTTTGAAGGTTAACTCTGAAGCTGAGCTGCTCAGACTTAAGGATGAGGCTGAGAAAAACAATTTGCCCACTGTATTGGTCCACGATAAGGGTTTGACTCAAGTGGAGCCTGGAACTTTAACGTGCCTTGGAATAGGTCCAGGACCTAGTGAGTTGATAGACAAAGTTACTGGTTCTCTTCGACTCCTATAG
- a CDS encoding polyprenyl synthetase family protein has translation MSVINILNQATRIVDPIMLKYLKKGAAREFLPILTYPIKAGGKRVRPALTILSCQACGGTVKDAKLPAAMIELIHNYSLIMDDIIDHGEVRRGVPTVRAKYGDTMALLAGMFYREAISQIAQDSPNPKEMHELLINTIKQTIEGERMDILFEQSGRTEQYLLEHRYESIRPDLYFELIRRKTSELIRAACVAGAISAKASNQYLNAVSRYGKDIGLAFQLIDDLLDIFGEKTGKEKGKDIIEHKLGNAVIVYALQELSVLKQENLLQTLRSKEVDQYALEGALQLLESTKAKSKIIELARLYVSRAKRSLGVLPKTEARENLSDLADFIVTRPY, from the coding sequence TTGTCTGTGATAAACATATTAAACCAGGCAACCCGTATTGTTGATCCGATTATGCTGAAATATCTTAAGAAAGGGGCTGCACGTGAATTCTTACCTATCTTGACATATCCAATCAAAGCCGGCGGAAAGAGGGTGAGACCCGCTTTAACCATATTGAGTTGTCAAGCATGTGGAGGAACCGTTAAGGATGCTAAGCTCCCCGCAGCGATGATAGAGCTCATCCACAATTATTCACTCATAATGGATGATATAATCGACCATGGAGAAGTAAGGAGAGGGGTTCCAACAGTCAGAGCTAAATATGGAGATACGATGGCCCTCCTAGCTGGCATGTTCTATAGGGAGGCGATAAGCCAAATAGCTCAAGACTCACCTAACCCAAAAGAAATGCATGAACTTCTCATAAATACAATAAAACAGACAATAGAGGGTGAGAGGATGGACATTCTATTCGAACAGAGTGGTAGAACTGAACAATACTTATTGGAACATAGGTATGAGAGTATTCGGCCAGACCTATACTTTGAACTGATAAGGAGGAAGACATCCGAGCTGATAAGAGCCGCCTGTGTGGCAGGGGCTATATCCGCTAAAGCCAGTAACCAATACCTGAATGCGGTCTCGAGATATGGGAAGGATATCGGACTAGCATTCCAGCTGATAGACGATCTCCTAGATATATTTGGAGAAAAGACCGGCAAAGAGAAGGGGAAAGACATCATTGAACATAAATTGGGTAACGCCGTGATAGTGTATGCCCTGCAAGAATTGAGTGTTCTCAAGCAGGAAAATCTTCTCCAGACATTGAGGTCGAAAGAGGTAGATCAATATGCCTTAGAGGGAGCTCTACAACTTCTTGAGTCTACAAAAGCTAAATCTAAGATAATTGAATTAGCAAGACTCTACGTCAGCAGAGCGAAGAGGAGCTTAGGAGTCTTGCCTAAGACAGAAGCTAGGGAGAATCTCTCGGATTTAGCCGACTTTATAGTGACCCGCCCATATTAG
- a CDS encoding isopentenyl phosphate kinase family protein, protein MSLIIIKIGGSVITEKDKAPLFNRLLMEKIAEELSNVEDKLLLVHGAGSFGHPIAKKYSIHEGYRSEEQLRGVAELKQSMSSLTLMITETLIKHGIPVVPFLSSSCMVAEGSRLVNVDTEPFRLMVNLGFVPICSGDVIADLKWGFSIVSGDQIAVYLATTLNAKTIIFGCDVDGVFDSDPKKNPEAKLIRTITPSTLKYYEKSLGGSVAVDVTKGMLGKIKESLSFVSHGGEVVIANLKRPENIMEILHGRDVPCTRFIPDITPNI, encoded by the coding sequence ATGAGTCTAATCATTATAAAGATAGGAGGCTCAGTCATAACAGAGAAGGACAAGGCGCCATTATTCAACAGACTCCTTATGGAGAAAATAGCGGAGGAGCTATCGAATGTTGAGGATAAACTTCTTCTTGTCCATGGAGCAGGAAGTTTCGGCCATCCAATAGCTAAAAAGTACTCTATACATGAAGGATATCGTAGTGAGGAGCAGTTGAGGGGAGTCGCTGAACTCAAACAGTCAATGTCCTCTCTCACATTGATGATCACTGAAACACTCATTAAACATGGAATCCCAGTCGTACCTTTCCTCTCCTCAAGTTGCATGGTAGCTGAAGGGAGTCGACTCGTTAACGTGGACACCGAACCTTTCAGACTCATGGTAAATCTAGGTTTTGTTCCCATATGTAGTGGCGACGTCATCGCAGATTTGAAGTGGGGATTTAGCATAGTCTCAGGCGACCAGATAGCTGTTTACTTGGCTACAACGCTCAACGCCAAGACGATCATTTTTGGATGCGATGTTGATGGGGTTTTCGACTCTGATCCAAAGAAGAACCCTGAAGCCAAACTGATAAGAACTATAACTCCATCAACCCTAAAATATTATGAGAAATCGCTTGGCGGGTCTGTTGCAGTCGATGTGACGAAGGGGATGCTTGGGAAGATAAAAGAGTCACTAAGTTTTGTTTCACATGGAGGCGAGGTTGTAATAGCTAACCTCAAAAGGCCGGAGAATATTATGGAGATACTTCATGGTAGAGATGTTCCATGTACACGTTTCATTCCGGATATAACCCCCAATATCTAA
- a CDS encoding ribosomal protein L13e, which yields MNWGRGFSIPEISDVDLSTSMARQLGIMIDYRRKTKHYENVERLKELLECEKAKKEHEQNLR from the coding sequence GTGAATTGGGGAAGAGGCTTCTCCATACCAGAGATCTCTGATGTGGATCTATCAACTTCCATGGCTAGACAGCTTGGAATAATGATTGATTATCGTAGAAAAACCAAACATTACGAGAATGTAGAGCGACTCAAAGAGTTATTGGAATGTGAGAAAGCTAAAAAAGAGCATGAACAAAACCTTAGATGA
- a CDS encoding 50S ribosomal protein L15e — protein MRITYDLMGRFWRSRSEQVKDLMRQLTVKWRREPSIMRVERPTRLVRARSLGYKAKQGIIVVRARVRRSGARKKRPSSGRRQKAMGVNKIKWAKSLRKIAEERVAKKYPNMKVLNSYPLWYDGRYFWAEVILIDPNHPAVINDPEINIPDKSRN, from the coding sequence ATGCGGATCACATATGATTTGATGGGGAGATTCTGGCGCAGCCGCAGTGAGCAGGTGAAAGATCTGATGCGCCAACTAACGGTAAAATGGCGTAGGGAACCCTCGATCATGCGTGTAGAAAGGCCCACAAGGCTTGTGCGTGCAAGGAGTTTAGGTTACAAAGCCAAACAAGGCATCATAGTTGTCAGGGCAAGAGTCAGGAGGAGTGGTGCGAGGAAGAAGAGGCCATCATCAGGTCGCAGGCAGAAAGCGATGGGTGTCAACAAGATAAAGTGGGCCAAGAGCCTAAGGAAGATCGCTGAAGAAAGAGTTGCTAAGAAATACCCGAACATGAAAGTTCTAAATTCCTACCCCCTATGGTATGATGGCAGATATTTCTGGGCAGAGGTTATTTTAATAGACCCAAACCATCCGGCAGTGATCAATGATCCCGAAATAAATATACCGGACAAATCAAGAAATTAG
- a CDS encoding DUF2095 family protein, which yields MVDIEDEFKRRYPNLWREMKQNKPNTMLRVAVEVDKFRGYVPDAIDYIRRCDTPEQAEETIKYLLEKGEISTDRAERLLEQLKRLGLKSFGAKKEDGFYLKESGLV from the coding sequence TTGGTTGACATAGAAGACGAGTTCAAGAGGCGATATCCAAACCTATGGAGAGAAATGAAGCAGAATAAGCCCAACACGATGCTACGAGTCGCCGTCGAGGTTGACAAGTTCAGAGGATATGTTCCGGACGCGATAGATTATATTCGTAGATGCGATACCCCAGAGCAGGCTGAAGAGACTATTAAATACCTCCTGGAGAAAGGTGAGATATCCACCGACCGAGCTGAAAGGCTCCTCGAGCAGTTGAAGAGACTAGGTCTAAAAAGTTTCGGGGCAAAGAAGGAAGACGGATTCTACCTGAAAGAATCCGGGCTGGTCTAG
- a CDS encoding NTP transferase domain-containing protein yields MRAVILAAGRGIRLWPLTENRPKHMIPIAGKPIIQHIIQELRAEGIRKITIVINSFGEIIKKYFAEGRTLEVNIDYIHQRKIQGTADAVAQLKDQIADERFILFYGDIYLSPRALREIVAASSNMEFDAAIAAVDLPSQKNQYGVLKVEDGYVRRIEEKPECPLPTSLVNAGVYILDKRIFEGIKATRKSRRGEFELTDSITYLVKSGLKVKAIPLDPDDWVDIGRPWDLLDANEKALKDLEPEVNGYVDNKATLVGPVTIEPEAKILSGAMIEGPVYVGQRTVIGPNCYIRPYTSLGQNVRIGNGCEIKNSIIMDNTKIPHQSYVGDSIIGENCNLGAGTITGNLRLDGRTIQMNIKGTMINSGRRKLGAIVGDHVSTGVNVNLMPGVRIGSGTSIGPGITVYRDLPSNVMVKLEQEVTKIKRRH; encoded by the coding sequence ATGAGAGCAGTTATATTAGCTGCAGGTAGGGGTATAAGGCTATGGCCTCTGACTGAGAATAGGCCAAAACATATGATACCGATAGCTGGTAAACCAATAATTCAACATATAATCCAAGAATTAAGAGCTGAAGGCATCCGAAAAATAACGATAGTTATCAATTCGTTTGGAGAGATCATCAAAAAATACTTCGCCGAAGGCCGAACTCTCGAAGTAAATATAGATTACATACATCAGAGAAAAATTCAGGGAACAGCCGATGCTGTTGCACAGTTGAAAGATCAAATAGCAGATGAACGTTTCATCCTATTCTATGGTGACATCTACCTGTCTCCTAGAGCACTAAGAGAGATCGTGGCAGCCTCCAGCAATATGGAGTTCGATGCAGCTATCGCAGCAGTGGATTTGCCATCTCAAAAAAATCAGTATGGTGTCCTCAAAGTGGAAGATGGTTACGTGAGAAGAATTGAAGAGAAACCTGAGTGTCCTCTACCTACCAGTCTTGTGAATGCAGGAGTCTACATTCTTGACAAGAGAATATTCGAAGGTATTAAGGCGACAAGAAAATCTAGAAGGGGGGAGTTTGAGTTGACAGATTCGATAACTTACTTGGTAAAGTCCGGTTTAAAGGTTAAAGCCATACCTTTGGACCCTGACGATTGGGTAGATATAGGTAGACCATGGGACCTTCTAGATGCAAACGAGAAAGCCCTGAAAGATTTGGAGCCAGAGGTTAATGGTTATGTAGATAATAAGGCTACTCTCGTTGGTCCGGTCACTATAGAGCCAGAAGCAAAAATATTGTCCGGTGCGATGATAGAGGGCCCAGTATACGTAGGTCAAAGAACAGTTATAGGACCGAACTGTTATATTAGGCCATACACAAGTTTAGGCCAAAACGTAAGGATAGGAAATGGTTGCGAGATAAAAAATTCTATAATAATGGATAATACAAAGATTCCACATCAAAGCTATGTGGGAGACAGTATCATAGGTGAGAACTGTAATCTCGGAGCAGGCACAATTACGGGAAACCTCAGACTCGATGGGAGAACCATTCAAATGAATATCAAAGGTACCATGATCAACAGTGGGAGAAGAAAACTCGGTGCGATAGTTGGAGACCATGTAAGCACCGGTGTAAATGTCAATCTCATGCCTGGAGTTAGGATCGGTTCAGGAACATCAATAGGCCCAGGAATCACAGTATACAGAGACCTACCCTCAAATGTCATGGTTAAACTAGAGCAGGAAGTTACCAAGATTAAGAGAAGACATTGA
- a CDS encoding 30S ribosomal protein S3ae, with translation MKEWYAIYTPSYFGEINIANIPCADQSKLIGRVVESTLYDVTGDFSHQSIKLYFMVKEVKGDRVETILKGHEYSPDYLRSLVRRGSSRIDGIFKVTTKDGYTTRISVVAFTKSRVNISQQHKIRLIMRDVVEEKAKNLTYDQLCHEMVLGNVAKAGIGSEIYNLAKKIAPLRHVGVRKSKLLSTPELSVQVTVAAKT, from the coding sequence ATGAAAGAGTGGTATGCAATATACACTCCATCATATTTCGGAGAGATAAACATCGCAAATATTCCATGTGCAGACCAGTCTAAGTTGATTGGAAGGGTTGTAGAGAGTACACTTTACGATGTGACAGGAGACTTCTCACATCAATCTATCAAACTCTACTTCATGGTTAAGGAGGTTAAGGGAGATAGGGTTGAGACCATTCTGAAGGGCCATGAATATTCTCCAGACTACCTCAGGAGTCTTGTAAGGAGAGGTAGCTCAAGAATAGACGGAATATTCAAGGTTACAACCAAGGACGGCTATACAACAAGAATCTCTGTGGTAGCTTTTACGAAGAGCAGGGTGAACATATCTCAGCAGCACAAGATTAGGCTAATAATGCGGGATGTTGTTGAAGAAAAGGCTAAGAACTTGACTTATGACCAGCTCTGCCATGAAATGGTACTGGGAAACGTTGCCAAAGCCGGTATAGGATCAGAGATCTATAATCTTGCAAAGAAAATAGCACCACTACGCCACGTAGGTGTTAGGAAATCAAAGTTACTCTCAACACCCGAACTATCTGTTCAGGTAACGGTAGCTGCAAAAACATAG
- a CDS encoding serine--tRNA ligase (catalyzes a two-step reaction, first charging a serine molecule by linking its carboxyl group to the alpha-phosphate of ATP, followed by transfer of the aminoacyl-adenylate to its tRNA), protein MNRHLRMNARILVRLSRDAEGIKNVIGEAVEEANRTILIKGVSKEHVDEAAKITSWSVYGDTIELIIESGPMVRATAGALRFKKLIESILGKKHRIGVRDLDAENIEFSIYTGSEPDPYTRDRIMAIPNVSKIEYESGRVKVTIGPMGEYDLKNNTPDRLIARVKEILETPEKPPPPMQTQPIVKRGDEKEVKFSKDPVQTALELGWIKEFPGRGQWIYTTPYSELFTIIRNMLIDEVAKKLGFQQFMLPKLIPLDVMRKMPGYLDDIPEGMYYCFPPPRDPEAFREFKEVLKITKKVSAEKLKEALKDPEYVLAPAQCEPFWQFYGQETFSQEDYPYKLYDASGYTYRWEGGGAEGLVRLHEFQRIELTYLGTPKQVVEIRDSILERCIYVADKLLDMEWRVTAAIPFWARGGIIDVDIHKSDEVPAYDLEIYLPYRGKRESSEWLEVAGCFIHKTKFVDSFNIREVKNRETWTGCSGLGLTRWVAAFLATHGFNYESWPKNVGEHFDKHYMIPKSLQWPPKR, encoded by the coding sequence TTGAATAGACATCTTAGAATGAATGCGAGAATTCTAGTGAGGTTAAGTAGAGACGCTGAAGGAATAAAAAATGTGATCGGCGAGGCCGTTGAAGAAGCAAATAGAACCATTTTGATCAAGGGTGTATCTAAAGAACATGTTGATGAGGCTGCTAAGATCACTTCATGGAGCGTCTATGGTGACACTATTGAATTGATCATTGAGTCAGGTCCCATGGTCAGGGCTACAGCTGGAGCCCTAAGGTTCAAGAAACTCATAGAGAGTATCCTTGGAAAAAAGCATAGAATTGGTGTGAGAGACTTAGATGCCGAGAACATAGAATTTTCAATATACACTGGATCTGAACCAGACCCCTATACACGAGATAGAATAATGGCTATTCCAAACGTCTCAAAGATAGAATACGAATCTGGCAGAGTGAAAGTGACCATAGGTCCGATGGGTGAATATGATTTGAAGAACAACACTCCAGACAGACTCATAGCAAGAGTCAAAGAAATTCTTGAAACTCCGGAAAAACCTCCTCCCCCAATGCAGACTCAGCCAATCGTCAAAAGAGGAGATGAGAAAGAGGTAAAGTTCAGCAAGGACCCTGTTCAGACAGCATTGGAGCTCGGATGGATCAAAGAATTTCCAGGAAGGGGGCAATGGATCTATACAACCCCATACTCAGAGCTGTTCACCATTATTAGAAACATGCTTATCGATGAAGTGGCAAAGAAATTGGGCTTTCAACAATTCATGCTTCCTAAACTTATACCTCTAGATGTGATGAGGAAGATGCCTGGATATTTGGATGATATACCTGAGGGGATGTATTACTGCTTCCCACCGCCAAGAGATCCTGAAGCATTCAGGGAATTCAAGGAGGTCCTAAAGATCACAAAAAAAGTATCTGCAGAGAAGTTGAAGGAAGCTCTTAAAGATCCGGAGTATGTTCTGGCGCCTGCACAATGCGAACCATTCTGGCAATTCTACGGGCAGGAAACATTCAGTCAAGAAGATTATCCATACAAACTTTACGACGCCTCAGGATACACCTACCGCTGGGAAGGTGGGGGAGCTGAAGGCTTGGTTAGACTCCATGAGTTTCAAAGGATCGAGCTGACATATCTCGGCACTCCAAAGCAAGTTGTTGAAATAAGAGATTCGATACTTGAGAGATGCATATATGTCGCAGATAAACTGCTGGATATGGAGTGGAGGGTGACGGCAGCTATACCTTTCTGGGCGCGTGGAGGAATCATTGATGTTGACATTCATAAGAGTGATGAAGTTCCAGCCTACGACCTTGAGATATACCTACCATATAGAGGTAAACGTGAATCGTCGGAATGGTTGGAAGTCGCAGGATGCTTCATCCATAAAACGAAGTTTGTCGACAGTTTCAATATACGCGAGGTCAAGAACAGGGAGACATGGACTGGATGCTCGGGTCTAGGGTTGACTCGCTGGGTCGCAGCCTTCCTCGCAACCCATGGCTTCAACTATGAATCTTGGCCCAAGAATGTGGGAGAACACTTCGATAAGCACTACATGATTCCCAAATCTCTACAATGGCCCCCTAAAAGGTAA
- a CDS encoding DHH family phosphoesterase — protein MLSSHDLFMSKIREATEEIINAVSHNSHFLVGYHFDADGLAAASIIAKALHEIGATIHLKVVKQIDLETLDIFQRATSDAVVLVDIGSGYLDLIKKLVKSKRIFVLDHHQMNGVDDGIIHVNPHLFGIDGGKELSGAGVAYLIAKAMSEENIDLSPLAIVGSVGDMQDKNDRRELRGLNSIILRDAVEAGLLKVDTDIIIYGRETRPIHKALSHTVNPFLPGLSGEEDNCLALLASASIPIKTGDRWRTLMDLTKDEKQRMLSAIVDYLTSKGFEGATAINLIGNVYTLLKEELWTPTRDVREYATLLNACGRMGRPSLAIALGLGERGATLEEASRVLSEHRKALADYISFINSNRQVVESLKSMVVIHGEDFINENMTGAVSSMLSSSETFPDWCVVVVSAKTKTGDIKISARASEELTRRGVNLGSILQNLARKYGGFGGGHDVAAGAQIPISKWKDFIEELNCKLSGFSVRWNQ, from the coding sequence ATGCTGAGTTCTCACGATCTATTCATGAGTAAGATTAGGGAGGCAACTGAAGAAATTATTAATGCTGTATCACATAATTCACATTTTCTTGTAGGGTACCATTTCGACGCCGATGGGTTGGCTGCAGCCAGCATAATTGCAAAGGCACTTCACGAGATTGGGGCCACGATACATCTTAAGGTAGTGAAGCAAATCGATCTGGAGACTTTAGATATTTTCCAAAGAGCAACCTCAGACGCCGTGGTATTGGTTGACATAGGGAGTGGATACCTCGACCTTATCAAGAAGCTTGTCAAATCAAAGAGGATCTTTGTACTTGACCATCACCAGATGAATGGAGTCGACGATGGGATAATACATGTAAACCCACACCTATTTGGCATAGACGGCGGAAAAGAGTTGAGTGGCGCAGGTGTAGCTTACCTTATTGCCAAGGCTATGAGTGAGGAGAATATAGATCTATCACCTCTTGCAATTGTAGGTTCGGTGGGTGATATGCAAGATAAAAACGATCGGAGGGAGCTGCGAGGCTTAAACTCAATAATTCTAAGAGATGCAGTTGAAGCTGGGCTCCTTAAGGTAGATACAGATATTATAATATATGGAAGGGAGACCCGCCCCATCCATAAGGCCCTCTCCCACACAGTGAATCCTTTTCTTCCAGGTCTGAGCGGTGAAGAAGATAACTGCTTGGCACTACTAGCATCCGCATCTATCCCTATAAAGACTGGAGATAGATGGAGGACGCTGATGGACCTTACAAAAGATGAGAAACAGAGAATGTTGTCTGCTATAGTTGACTACTTGACTTCAAAAGGTTTTGAGGGTGCAACAGCCATCAATCTTATTGGAAATGTGTACACCCTTCTCAAGGAGGAGCTGTGGACCCCCACAAGAGATGTGAGAGAATATGCAACCCTACTTAATGCTTGTGGAAGAATGGGTCGCCCATCACTCGCTATAGCTCTTGGTTTAGGTGAACGCGGTGCTACCCTTGAGGAGGCCAGTAGAGTTCTCTCAGAGCATCGGAAAGCCCTAGCTGATTATATCTCATTCATAAACAGTAACCGACAGGTAGTAGAGAGTTTGAAGAGTATGGTTGTGATTCACGGAGAAGATTTTATCAACGAGAACATGACTGGAGCCGTATCTTCAATGCTCTCATCCTCCGAAACGTTCCCAGATTGGTGTGTGGTTGTTGTATCTGCAAAGACAAAGACTGGAGACATAAAAATTTCAGCCAGGGCCAGTGAAGAGTTAACGCGGAGAGGAGTGAATTTAGGTTCAATACTCCAAAATCTCGCTAGAAAGTATGGAGGTTTCGGCGGGGGACACGATGTTGCCGCTGGGGCTCAGATTCCGATCTCTAAATGGAAAGATTTCATTGAAGAGTTAAACTGTAAACTCTCAGGTTTTTCCGTGAGATGGAATCAGTAA
- a CDS encoding 30S ribosomal protein S15, producing the protein MARLFTSKRGKSSSTRPISKKPPSWCKYLPEEVEALVVKLAKQGYTPSVIGNILRDRYGIPLVKSLTGKKICRILNESNLGLTVPEDLQVLLGKADSLAKHLQKNKQDYVNKHSLALIESKIHRLVNYYKSRGVLPQDWKYTPVAASVD; encoded by the coding sequence TTGGCAAGGCTATTTACGAGTAAGAGAGGAAAGTCAAGCTCAACAAGGCCGATCAGCAAGAAACCTCCTAGCTGGTGCAAGTATCTACCTGAGGAAGTAGAGGCGTTAGTGGTGAAACTTGCAAAACAGGGTTACACGCCAAGTGTGATCGGCAACATTCTCAGGGATAGATATGGGATACCCCTCGTAAAATCTTTAACTGGAAAGAAGATCTGTAGAATTCTCAATGAATCAAATCTCGGTCTGACGGTTCCAGAGGATCTTCAAGTTCTCCTCGGAAAAGCTGATTCCCTTGCTAAGCATCTGCAAAAAAACAAGCAGGATTATGTCAACAAACATTCACTTGCTCTGATCGAGTCAAAGATACATAGGCTTGTAAATTATTACAAGTCACGGGGGGTTTTACCTCAAGACTGGAAATATACTCCAGTTGCAGCCTCCGTTGATTAA
- a CDS encoding DUF2208 family protein: protein MVELDLIVRSDLISEQYYNVGIGEIMADFEVLYEGHATDLKLADRNMRMYRAILIFLLDVAILYGIFFIQIIVFQYPNLLVSMVVFFILTVLILPAPILITPSDYRILPKAVDTDGKRLIPLRPNYRTKTNEKRRFVSILHPRRGEFMRLYTTEPKKLQYAIQKATLRK from the coding sequence TTGGTTGAGCTAGATTTAATAGTGAGATCAGACTTAATTTCTGAACAATATTATAATGTGGGAATTGGGGAGATTATGGCTGATTTTGAAGTTTTATATGAAGGCCATGCTACTGACCTTAAACTTGCCGACCGGAACATGAGGATGTATAGGGCGATACTCATCTTTCTCCTTGACGTCGCCATTCTCTACGGTATATTCTTTATTCAAATAATAGTCTTTCAATATCCGAATTTACTCGTATCTATGGTTGTATTTTTTATACTTACAGTGCTGATTCTTCCGGCTCCAATACTTATCACCCCAAGCGATTATAGAATACTACCTAAAGCTGTGGATACTGATGGTAAAAGGCTGATACCCTTGAGGCCTAACTACAGGACCAAAACCAATGAAAAAAGAAGGTTTGTATCCATATTGCACCCTAGGAGAGGGGAGTTTATGCGGCTATACACAACGGAACCAAAGAAGCTACAATATGCCATTCAAAAGGCAACTTTAAGGAAGTAG
- the pheA gene encoding prephenate dehydratase: MKVAYLGPRGTFTEQAALSYFNKNVELISCRDLPEVFMTVSTGSSEFGVVPVENSIEGSVNIALDLLLESDLKISGEVELRIEHNLIARAPIDLSKIEAVASHPQALAQCRNFLRQNLPKAELIEVGSTAAAVKAIGENNYIAAIGTELAAKIYGMKVIARNIEDNPNNFTRFLVLGHMDASPTGKDKTSIIFSVVHAPGSLYEALGVFARRRINLTKIESRPTRKKPWEYIFYCDFEGHRAERLIQEALEELKEKTILLKILGSYQRARL, from the coding sequence GTGAAGGTTGCTTACCTTGGACCTAGAGGGACTTTCACTGAGCAGGCAGCGCTCTCCTACTTTAATAAAAATGTAGAACTGATTTCATGCCGTGACCTTCCTGAAGTATTTATGACAGTGAGCACAGGCTCATCAGAGTTTGGGGTAGTTCCCGTTGAGAATTCGATAGAGGGTTCAGTCAACATCGCTCTAGACCTACTCTTAGAGTCTGATCTCAAGATCTCTGGAGAAGTGGAGCTCAGGATTGAGCATAACTTGATAGCTAGGGCTCCTATCGACTTATCTAAGATAGAGGCTGTGGCCTCTCATCCTCAGGCTCTAGCTCAGTGCAGAAATTTCTTGAGACAGAATCTACCGAAAGCAGAGCTTATTGAAGTGGGAAGCACCGCAGCAGCTGTTAAAGCAATAGGGGAAAACAATTATATTGCCGCTATTGGTACCGAGTTAGCTGCCAAAATATATGGCATGAAAGTTATAGCAAGAAATATCGAGGATAATCCAAACAATTTCACAAGGTTTCTGGTTCTTGGTCATATGGACGCCTCGCCAACAGGTAAGGATAAGACCTCAATAATATTCTCAGTAGTTCACGCTCCAGGATCTCTATATGAAGCCTTAGGAGTATTTGCTAGGAGAAGAATTAATTTGACAAAGATCGAGTCTAGGCCTACACGTAAGAAACCTTGGGAATACATATTCTACTGCGATTTCGAAGGTCACAGGGCTGAAAGGTTAATTCAGGAGGCTCTGGAGGAACTGAAAGAGAAGACTATTCTCTTAAAGATTTTGGGATCATATCAGAGGGCTAGATTATAA